From one Lolium rigidum isolate FL_2022 chromosome 4, APGP_CSIRO_Lrig_0.1, whole genome shotgun sequence genomic stretch:
- the LOC124647722 gene encoding UDP-N-acetylmuramoyl-L-alanyl-D-glutamate--2,6-diaminopimelate ligase MurE homolog, chloroplastic-like, whose translation MATAPHLAFHLPFPFPSTSRPPPRTLAPPPARRAPLRLAAGRRFRPPTADDEPPEAAEDSSHGLNRYDQLARHVERARKRQQADQPEVTADHPLFSSSPPSAGSYDPDDEFFDEIDRAIAEKREEFTRRGLIKPTPPPPPELDGPADDLSPEEAIDLDEIRRLQGLSVATSAADEEVDGGELLLDDDGLLLHDDDEAFDVADELGLEGPRLRHPAFRMTLAELLDESKLVPLAVTGDQDVALAGVQSDARLVSAGDLFVCVGDDGLAGLTEADKRGAVAVVADQDVDIEGTLACRALVIVDDITAALRVLPACLYRRPSKDMAVIGVTGTDGVTTTTHLVKAMYEAMGIRTGMVGVLGAYAFGSNKLDSQPGASGDPMAVQKLMATMVHNGAEAVVLETTTDGMLPSGVDSEIDYDIAVLTNVRHANLEAGMTYEEYMSNMATLFARMVDPERHRKVVNIDDPSAPFFAAQGGHGVPVVTYSFENKKADVHTLKYQLSLFETEVLVQTPHGILEISSGLLGRDNIYNILATVAVGVAVGAPLEDIVKGIEEVDAIPGRCELIDEEQAFGVIIDHARTPEALSRLLDCVKELGPRRIVTVVGCCGEKERGKRPMMTKIAAEKSDVVMLTSDNPASEDPLDILDDMLSGVGWTMEEYLKYGANDYYPPLPNGHRLFLHDIRRVAVRAAVAMGEQGDVVVVTGKGNDTYELEGDKKEFFDDREECREALQYVDQLHRSGIDTSEFPWRLPESH comes from the exons ATGGCCACGGCGCCGCACCTCGCCTTCCACCTCCCATTCCCCTTCCCTTCCACCTCCCGCCCGCCGCCCAGAACCCTAGCCCCGCCGCCCGCGCGCCGGGCCCCTCTGCGCCTCGCTGCGGGCCGCCGCTTCCGCCCGCCCaccgccgacgacgagccccCCGAGGCCGCGGAGGACTCGTCCCACGGCCTCAACAGGTACGACCAGCTCGCGCGCCACGTCGAGAGAGCCCGGAAGCGGCAGCAGGCCGACCAGCCGGAGGTCACCGCCGACCACCCGCtcttctcctcctcccctccctccgccgGGAGCTACGACCCCGACGACGAGTTCTTCGACGAGATCGACCGCGCCATCGCGGAGAAGCGGGAGGAGTTCACGCGCCGCGGCCTCATCAAGCCcaccccgcccccgccgcccgaGCTGGACGGCCCCGCCGACGACCTCTCCCCCGAGGAGGCCATCGACCTCGACGAGATCCGCAGGCTGCAGGGCCTCAGCGTAGCGACTTCCGCGGCGGACGAAGAGGTGGACGGGGGCGAGCTGCTGCTCGACGACGACGGCTTGCTGCTCCACGACGATGACGAAGCCTTCGACGTGGCGGACGAGCTCGGCCTAGAGGGGCCGAGGTTGCGGCACCCGGCATTCCGCATGACGCTGGCCGAGCTCCTCGACGAGAGCAAGCTGGTCCCGCTAGCGGTGACGGGCGACCAGGACGTCGCGCTCGCGGGGGTGCAGAGCGACGCCCGCCTCGTGTCGGCCGGGGACCTCTTCGTGTGCGTCGGAGACGACGGGCTCGCCGGGCTTACCGAGGCTGACAAGCGCGGCGCCGTCGCCGTGGTGGCCGACCAGGACGTGGACATCGAGGGCACCCTGGCCTGTCGCGCGCTGGTCATTGTCGACGACATCACTGCCGCTCTCCGCGTGCTCCCGGCCTGCCTCTACAGGCGGCCCTCGAAGGACATGGCTGTCATTGGGGTCACCGGGACAGACGGcgtcaccaccaccacccacctcGTCAAAGCAATGTACGAAGCAATGGGTATAAGGACTGGCATGGTAGGTGTTCTCGGTGCCTATGCCTTCGGCAGCAACAAGCTTGATTCACAACCTGGTGCATCAGGAGATCCAATGGCCGTGCAGAAGCTGATGGCAACGATGGTGCACAATGGCGCTGAAGCTGTTGTGTTGGAGACGACCACTGATGGGATGCTGCCGTCAGGCGTGGACAGTGAGATAGATTACGATATCGCCGTGCTGACCAATGTTAGGCATGCCAATTTGGAGGCTGGGATGACATACGAGGAGTACATGAGCAACATGGCCACTCTTTTTGCCAGAATGGTGGACCCTGAGCGCCATCGTAAGGTGGTAAACATCGATGATCCAAGCGCACCATTCTTTGCCGCCCAGGGAGGGCACGGTGTCCCTGTGGTGACGTATTCGTTTGAGAACAAGAAGGCTGACGTGCACACTCTCAAGTACCAGCTTTCCCTGTTTGAGACTGAGGTTCTTGTGCAGACGCCGCACGGAATCCTTGAAATCTCCTCTGGGCTGCTAGGGAGGGACAACATCTATAACATCCTTGCAACTGTGGCAGTTGGTGTTGCAGTGGGTGCGCCATTGGAGGACATTGTGAAGGGTATCGAAGAGGTGGATGCAATCCCAGGTCGGTGTGAGCTAATTGACGAGGAGCAAGCCTTTGGGGTGATCATCGACCATGCGAGGACACCAGAAGCTCTGTCAAGGCTTCTTGACTGTGTAAAGGAACTAGGTCCACGCCGTATTGTCACAG TTGTTGGATGTTGCGGTGAGAAAGAAAGAGGGAAGAGGCCGATGATGACAAAGATCGCCGCTGAGAAAAGTGATGTTGTTATGTTGACATCCGACAATCCAGCAAGTGAAGACCCTT TGGATATCCTAGACGATATGTTGTCTGGCGTAGGATGGACCATGGAAGAATACTTGAAGTATGGTGCAAATGATTATTACCCGCCCCTACCAAATGGTCACCGTCTCTTCTTACACGATATTAGAAGAGTTGCAGTGCGAGCTGCTGTTGCAATGGGCGAGCAAGGCGATGTTGTT GTTGTCACTGGAAAAGGAAATGATACTTATGAGTTGGAAGGCGATAAGAAGGAGTTTTTTGATGACAGGGAGGAGTGCCGCGAAGCACTGCAATACGTTGATCAATTGCATCGATCTGGAATAGACACCTCAGAGTTTCCATGGCG GTTACCAGAAAGCCACTGA